The following coding sequences lie in one Ictalurus furcatus strain D&B chromosome 7, Billie_1.0, whole genome shotgun sequence genomic window:
- the LOC128609660 gene encoding uncharacterized protein LOC128609660, giving the protein MKSQNALHLQPRIVKRPLGNDCNMLFSQKMRSLAVAAFFSCVAISLANQRESVCCKEVSSSKINVPITGFMVHQARPPCVKAVIFFTSEGAKCSHWRENWVKEKVTELRRLQAIEKNRKMITTTIATED; this is encoded by the exons ATGAAAAGCCAGAACGCTCTGCACCTTCAACCTCGCATTGTTAAAAGACCGCTGGGAAACGACTGCAACATGCTTTTCAGCCAGAAGATGCGAAGTCTTGCCGTTGCCGCCTTCTTCTCCTGCGTTGCTATTTCGCTGGCAA ACCAGAGAGAGTCCGTGTGCTGTAAGGAGGTTTCCTCCAGCAAAATCAACGTGCCCATAACAGGATTCATGGTTCATCAAGCAAGACCTCCGTGTGTCAAAGCAGTCAT TTTTTTCACATCTGAAGGTGCTAAATGCAGCCACTGGAGAGAGAATTGGGTCAAGGAGAAGGTCACAGAGCTCAGGCGACTTCAGGCAATAGA gaaAAACAGGAAGATGATCACGACCACAATCGCTAC
- the LOC128609661 gene encoding uncharacterized protein LOC128609661, translating into MPFSQKIRSLAVIAVLACIAITVATEKESVCCRQASTKEITVPITGFRVQPPQPPCVKAVIFYTSTGPVCSHWKEQWVMKKVTELRKLQSRVKNLTMNTTTIVPQTTGSTSSFNTTLNN; encoded by the exons ATGCCTTTCAGCCAGAAGATCCGAAGCCTCGCTGTCATCGCCGTTCTTGCCTGCATCGCGATTACAGTAGCAA ctGAGAAAGAGTCTGTGTGCTGCAGGCAGGCTTCCACCAAAGAAATCACCGTGCCCATCACAGGATTCAGAGTTCAGCCTCCACAACCTCCATGTGTCAAAGCAGTCAT CTTTTACACATCCACGGGTCCTGTATGCAGCCACTGGAAGGAACAATGGGTCATGAAGAAGGTCACCGAGCTCAGGAAACTTCAGAGCAGAGT AAAAAACCTGACGATGAACACTACGACAATCGTACCCCAGACAACCGGCTCCACTTCCAGCTTCAATACTACTTTGAACAATTAA